The genomic stretch ACAGGGCGTGGTTGGCGCTGGTGTAGGTGTCGTATGGCGCCCACGCGTCGTGCACGGCGACACCGGTGAAGCCGGGCAGGACACCGGCGTCGTCAATGGCGGCGGCGCCGCGTCTGCGGTGCGCCGTGAGGAGCACGTCGGTGCCGGTGGACGCGGAGTGCAGCCAGGCCAGACGGCCTTCGACGCGCATCCCGGTCTCGTCGAAGTGCACGACCGGCGCCTGCCGGATCCGGTCGCGGATCACCGGCAGCACCTGCTCGATGATGCCGAGGGCGGTGCGTTTGACCCAGGCGGTGACCGTGGCCGCCGCGACCGGCAGGCCGAACAGGTCCCGCAGCGCGTCGGCGGTACGGCCGATCGACAGGAACTGCCCGTGCAACAGGTAGACCCCGATCGCGGCGATCCGCGGCCCGTACACGGCAGGCGCGGTGGCCTCGGCGGGCCCGATGCCGGTGGTGCGATGTCCACACGGGCAGGCGAGGGTGACGATCTGATGCTCGGTCACCACGACCGTCGGTTCCGGAATGTCGAACACCTGCCGCCGGGTCACGGACACTTCGGCCGCGCCGGCCAGATCGTTGTCGCAGCCCGCGCACACCTCGGGGGTGTGCCGCACGATGACGTCGGGGTCGGCGACCTGCTCCAGAGTGGCGCCGGGCTGCCCGGCCGGGCGCCCCGGCCCCCGCCCGGACCTACCGCGCAAAGATTTGGGTGCCGGCTTGGCCAGCCCGTCCGTCGACGGCGGTTTCGAGGAGTTCTTCGACGACTGCTTCAGCTGGGCTTCCAGATCAGCGATCCGGCACTTCGCCGTACTGAGGTCAGCCTCCAGCTCCGCGATCCGCCCGAGCGCCTGATCCAACCGGGCGAACAGGTCCGCGTTCAGCGCAAGCAGCTGCTCATACGACGGCTGCGAAGGATCGGCGGGCACGAACGGTCAACCTCCCCGAGTCAGAGGCGATTTGACTGATCGAGGGCGATAAACGAAAGGTGCTCCTGACCTGCAAGGATTTGGGTGTCGAGTCCATGTCCACAGCAGAAGCGGGTGCACCTTTCTGGTGAGTAAGGGTAGCGGGTGGGATCAGCGGCTGGTCGTCGGCGCGGGCGGGAAGGGTCTGGTCGGTCACGCGGGTGCGGTCCTGCTGCGCAAATGCGCAGATCGGACCGGTCTGACCAGCGGTTTGAACAAGGTGCTACCGCGCGGCAAGGGCCCTGGGTGGTGGGATCGCGGCACGGTCCTGGTCTCACTCGCGGTCGCGATCGTGCTCGGCGCCACGAGCATGTCCGACATCGCGGTCCTCGCCCATCAGGGATTGGTCTTCGGTGATCGGCCGTCGGAGCCAACCGTCCGGCGAGCGTTGGCCGGTCTCGACGAGACCGCGCTGAAACGGATCGGCAAAGCGCGGGCGAAGGTCCGCGCTCACGTATGGGCCCTGCTCGCCCGCCGCCCGCAAGGGTTCCCGTGGCTGACGGTGGCGGGCAAGCTGCTGTCCGGGTGGGTGGTCATCGATCTGGACGCCACCCTGATCACCGCTCACTCACCGAAGCAGGGTGCGGCGGCCACGTTCAAGAAGGGTTTCGGGTTCCATCCGCTCGGTGCGTGGTGTGCGAACACCGCGGAATGCCTGGCCATGCTGCTGCGGCCCGGCAGTGCCGGCTCGAATACGGTCGCCGATCACATCCGGGTTCTCGGTGAGGCGATCGCTCAGTTGCCGGTCGCCTACCGGCGCAAGATTCTGATCAGGGTCGATGGGGCCGGTGCCACCCACGACCTGCTCGAGCACATCGAGGCGATGAACCGGCTGTGGCGCAGCGTGAAGTTCACCGTCGGCTGGACGATCACCGACGCCGACGAGATCGCGATCGAGCAACTGCCTGCTGAAGCGTGGACCGACGGCCTCGCCCAGGACGGCACGGCCGTCGACACCGCGCATGTCGCGGAACTGACCGGCCTCAACCAGCGCCTGGAGAACTGGAACGGCCGGCTACGGCTGCTCGTGCGGCGCACGAAGCCGTCGGCCCGGCACGCGAAGAATCTCACCGCGCTGGAGAAGCGGACCGGCTGGCGGTACGCGATCGTCGCCACCAACATCAGCCGGATCGCCGGGGTGCCGGGCTCGCACCAGCCGCAATGGATCGACGCTTTGCATCGTTCGCACGCAGGAGTGGAAGACAAGGTGCGCACGAACAAGGCCATGGGCCTGCGGAACCTGCCGTCGAAGGCCTGGACCGTCAACCGCGGCTGGGTCCTCGCCGCCAACATCGCCGCGGACATCACTTCCTGGACCCGGTTGCTCG from Micromonospora craniellae encodes the following:
- the tnpC gene encoding IS66 family transposase; translation: MPADPSQPSYEQLLALNADLFARLDQALGRIAELEADLSTAKCRIADLEAQLKQSSKNSSKPPSTDGLAKPAPKSLRGRSGRGPGRPAGQPGATLEQVADPDVIVRHTPEVCAGCDNDLAGAAEVSVTRRQVFDIPEPTVVVTEHQIVTLACPCGHRTTGIGPAEATAPAVYGPRIAAIGVYLLHGQFLSIGRTADALRDLFGLPVAAATVTAWVKRTALGIIEQVLPVIRDRIRQAPVVHFDETGMRVEGRLAWLHSASTGTDVLLTAHRRRGAAAIDDAGVLPGFTGVAVHDAWAPYDTYTSANHALCNAHVLRELVYVTDTATGPTADLATQAINALRRLNRLADDAHTGQDTANPDALREQQYLLRSAVVLGAQATAGRDGKLQRKHHALFVRLRDRRDDYLRFVTDPAVPFDNNAAEQTIRMPKLRIKVSGSMRTMTGAEHFAAIRSYTATAIRQGNNMLDALIQAVTGNPWIPATT
- a CDS encoding IS1380 family transposase, yielding MSKGSGWDQRLVVGAGGKGLVGHAGAVLLRKCADRTGLTSGLNKVLPRGKGPGWWDRGTVLVSLAVAIVLGATSMSDIAVLAHQGLVFGDRPSEPTVRRALAGLDETALKRIGKARAKVRAHVWALLARRPQGFPWLTVAGKLLSGWVVIDLDATLITAHSPKQGAAATFKKGFGFHPLGAWCANTAECLAMLLRPGSAGSNTVADHIRVLGEAIAQLPVAYRRKILIRVDGAGATHDLLEHIEAMNRLWRSVKFTVGWTITDADEIAIEQLPAEAWTDGLAQDGTAVDTAHVAELTGLNQRLENWNGRLRLLVRRTKPSARHAKNLTALEKRTGWRYAIVATNISRIAGVPGSHQPQWIDALHRSHAGVEDKVRTNKAMGLRNLPSKAWTVNRGWVLAANIAADITSWTRLLGLHDQDDLAHAEPATLRYRLLHLPAKLAAHARRRVLSIPETWPWADAFTLCWQRLTLLPLTT